Proteins encoded together in one Psychrobacter sp. 28M-43 window:
- a CDS encoding CoA-acylating methylmalonate-semialdehyde dehydrogenase encodes MHHVQQLINGQFVQSNTDEWIDITDPATQEVIAKVPQTTNDEINQAVASAQTAFETWRKTPITTRARIFLKYQSLIRDHMDELAEILTAEQGKTIADARGDVFRGLEVVEHAAGIANLQIGDFVENVASGVDTYSIWQPLGVCAGITPFNFPAMIPLWMFPMAIATGNTFILKPSEQDPMVTMRLVELAIEAGVPEGVLNVVHGGKATVDAICDHPDIKAVSFVGSTHVGKHVYERASQSGKRAQCMMGAKNHGVILPDANKEQTLNQLAGAAFGAAGQRCMALSVVVLVGAAGEWIDEIKAKAESLVVSAGKNDKDLGPLISPAAKARVENLIGTGVEEGASLILDGRGITVEGFEKGNFVGPTIFDNVTSDMQIYKEEIFGPVLCIMRANSLDEAIALLNANPHGNGTAIFTQSGAAAHKFQQDIQVGQIGINLPIPVPLPMFSFSGSRGSKLGDLGPYGKQAVQFYTQTKTVTARWFDDEASRGVNTTISI; translated from the coding sequence ATGCACCACGTTCAACAGCTCATCAATGGTCAGTTCGTACAGTCAAACACCGACGAATGGATTGATATTACTGATCCAGCGACGCAAGAAGTCATCGCCAAAGTGCCACAAACCACCAATGATGAGATTAATCAAGCGGTCGCATCCGCACAGACAGCGTTTGAGACATGGCGCAAAACGCCAATCACCACGCGTGCGCGTATCTTTTTGAAATATCAGTCTCTGATTCGTGATCATATGGATGAGTTGGCAGAAATCTTGACCGCAGAGCAAGGAAAGACGATTGCTGATGCACGCGGTGATGTGTTCCGTGGCCTAGAAGTGGTAGAGCATGCCGCTGGTATCGCCAATCTGCAAATCGGCGACTTCGTAGAAAACGTTGCGTCAGGTGTCGATACTTATAGCATTTGGCAGCCACTCGGCGTTTGCGCCGGTATCACACCGTTTAACTTCCCAGCGATGATTCCGCTATGGATGTTCCCAATGGCGATTGCTACGGGTAATACATTCATCTTAAAACCGTCTGAACAGGATCCGATGGTGACTATGCGTTTGGTAGAGCTAGCGATTGAAGCGGGCGTACCAGAAGGTGTTCTAAACGTAGTACATGGCGGCAAAGCAACCGTCGATGCTATCTGCGACCATCCAGATATCAAAGCCGTTTCTTTTGTAGGCTCTACTCATGTAGGCAAACACGTCTATGAGCGTGCAAGCCAGTCAGGTAAACGTGCACAGTGTATGATGGGTGCCAAAAATCATGGCGTTATCTTGCCAGATGCCAATAAAGAGCAGACGCTCAATCAGTTAGCAGGCGCAGCATTTGGTGCAGCGGGTCAACGCTGTATGGCGCTATCGGTCGTCGTACTAGTAGGCGCAGCTGGCGAGTGGATTGATGAGATTAAAGCAAAAGCAGAAAGCTTAGTGGTCTCAGCTGGCAAAAATGACAAGGACTTGGGCCCACTGATTTCACCTGCTGCGAAGGCCCGTGTCGAGAATTTGATTGGGACTGGGGTAGAAGAGGGCGCGAGCTTGATTCTAGACGGTCGTGGAATTACCGTTGAAGGGTTTGAAAAGGGTAACTTCGTCGGTCCAACTATCTTTGATAATGTCACAAGTGATATGCAAATTTATAAAGAAGAAATCTTTGGTCCAGTACTATGTATTATGCGTGCTAATAGCTTGGACGAAGCGATTGCACTATTGAATGCCAATCCACATGGCAATGGTACGGCGATATTTACTCAGTCAGGGGCAGCTGCACATAAATTCCAGCAAGACATTCAAGTTGGTCAAATCGGTATTAACTTGCCAATCCCTGTGCCACTACCTATGTTCTCATTCTCAGGGTCACGTGGCAGCAAGCTTGGTGACCTAGGGCCTTATGGCAAGCAAGCCGTACAGTTCTATACTCAGACAAAGACCGTGACTGCGCGTTGGTTTGATGATGAAGCGAGCCGCGGTGTCAACACAACGATTTCAATTTAA
- a CDS encoding propionate--CoA ligase produces MSDHSQSPVSIQTTDTPNFADIYHESITDREQFWAEQAKRIYWHKEPEQILDDSNLPFARWFIGGETNLCYNCVDRHLADRAEQDAFVWVSSEINQELIETFPAVVDSFKDLGNNVEFYTDYTKRRLTYNDLHKEVNYFADVLQRHGIGKGDRVIIYMPMILEAAYAMLACARIGAVHSVVFGGFAAHNLAIRMDDAEAKMVITVDAGLRGGKVVNYKNLVNQGVEQATVKPEHVLVINRGILPFETKAIDVDYATERRHSCEANAVVEPVWLESNTPSYLLYTSGTTGTPKGVQRDTGGHAVALTTSIDYVYDGKAGETFWAISDIGWAVGHSYTIYAPLLAGMTSIMYEGLPHMPNPGIWWRIVEANKVNILFTAPTGVRMLKKQDESWMTRYDVSSVKSFFLAGEPLDESTASWLTQHLGVPILDHYWQTESGWPILSHTPKFNHKPHKQGSPGYPMYGYEAHVINEETGDPCQAGEKGLLAIKAPLPPGCLTTVWRNDERFISSYFGLFDGQQYSTSDYAVTDEEGYFYILGRTDDVINVAGHRIGTQEIEEAISTHPEMAECAVVGIQDELKGELPIAFCVLKDQTQIETTENRFRIEQQVIGAVVKSLGGIARPAAIYFPQALPKTRSGKILRRSIRALAENQPTGDMSTLDNPTAIDAIKQAMKDY; encoded by the coding sequence ATGAGCGATCATTCCCAATCTCCAGTTTCTATTCAAACGACAGACACGCCAAACTTCGCTGATATTTATCATGAGTCTATTACGGATCGAGAGCAGTTTTGGGCTGAGCAGGCGAAGCGTATCTATTGGCATAAAGAGCCTGAGCAAATTCTAGATGACAGTAATCTGCCTTTTGCCAGATGGTTTATCGGCGGTGAGACCAATCTTTGTTATAACTGTGTCGATCGTCATCTGGCAGACCGTGCAGAGCAAGATGCTTTTGTGTGGGTGTCATCAGAAATTAATCAAGAATTGATAGAAACCTTTCCAGCGGTCGTTGATTCGTTTAAAGATTTGGGCAATAACGTCGAGTTTTATACAGACTATACCAAGCGCCGCCTGACTTATAATGACTTGCATAAAGAAGTTAATTATTTCGCTGATGTGCTACAGCGTCACGGTATTGGCAAGGGTGACCGTGTCATTATCTATATGCCAATGATATTAGAAGCCGCTTATGCCATGCTGGCGTGTGCGCGTATTGGTGCCGTCCATTCAGTCGTGTTTGGTGGGTTTGCCGCCCATAATTTGGCTATCCGTATGGACGATGCCGAGGCCAAAATGGTCATTACAGTAGATGCAGGGCTACGCGGCGGTAAGGTCGTCAATTATAAAAACCTAGTCAATCAAGGCGTCGAGCAAGCGACTGTCAAACCAGAGCATGTGCTAGTGATTAATCGTGGTATATTGCCATTTGAAACCAAAGCGATCGATGTTGATTATGCAACTGAACGTCGTCATAGCTGCGAGGCCAATGCAGTCGTGGAGCCAGTTTGGCTCGAGTCAAATACCCCGTCCTATTTGCTTTATACTTCTGGTACTACTGGCACACCAAAAGGGGTGCAACGCGATACAGGTGGTCATGCCGTCGCGCTGACGACGTCGATAGACTATGTCTATGACGGCAAGGCTGGCGAGACGTTCTGGGCGATATCTGATATTGGTTGGGCTGTAGGGCACTCTTATACGATCTATGCGCCGTTACTGGCGGGTATGACCAGTATTATGTATGAGGGATTGCCGCATATGCCAAACCCTGGTATCTGGTGGCGTATCGTCGAAGCTAACAAAGTCAATATTTTATTCACCGCACCCACAGGCGTACGCATGCTCAAAAAACAAGACGAAAGCTGGATGACGCGTTACGATGTCTCCAGTGTGAAGTCGTTCTTTTTGGCAGGCGAGCCGCTTGATGAATCGACGGCTAGTTGGTTGACTCAGCATCTAGGCGTACCAATTTTAGATCACTATTGGCAAACAGAATCTGGGTGGCCAATCCTCAGCCATACGCCAAAGTTCAATCATAAGCCGCACAAGCAAGGGTCACCTGGTTACCCAATGTATGGTTATGAGGCGCATGTCATCAATGAGGAGACTGGCGATCCTTGTCAGGCTGGCGAAAAAGGATTGCTTGCAATTAAAGCACCATTACCACCTGGTTGTCTCACCACGGTATGGCGTAACGACGAGCGCTTTATCAGTAGCTACTTTGGTCTGTTTGATGGTCAGCAGTACTCAACCTCGGACTATGCAGTGACAGATGAAGAAGGATATTTCTACATCTTAGGGCGTACCGATGATGTGATTAACGTCGCAGGACATCGTATAGGCACGCAAGAGATTGAAGAGGCAATCAGTACGCATCCAGAGATGGCAGAGTGTGCCGTAGTGGGTATTCAAGACGAGCTAAAAGGCGAGCTACCTATTGCATTCTGCGTCCTAAAAGATCAGACGCAAATTGAAACCACCGAAAACCGTTTCCGTATCGAGCAACAAGTGATAGGCGCTGTCGTCAAATCTTTGGGCGGTATAGCCCGACCAGCTGCTATCTACTTCCCGCAGGCACTGCCAAAAACTCGTTCTGGTAAAATCTTACGTCGCTCAATTCGTGCTCTGGCGGAAAACCAACCGACAGGGGATATGTCAACGCTTGATAACCCAACCGCTATCGATGCGATCAAGCAAGCGATGAAGGATTATTGA
- a CDS encoding fatty acid--CoA ligase — MSNIYHSAPSAYDYPLLVKQLLSRAKTVSQDQEIVYADKKRLTYKELFERINRLANVLADLKLDAGDVIAVMDWDSHRYLESYFAVPMSEYVLQTVNIRLSPEKILYTINHAKPKVLMLNSEFAPLVKDYQFENSSIEHIIWLDDNGVTVEGIFGSNQSRVTGEYEALLEAANSEFDFPNFDENTIATTFYTSGTTGDPKGVFFSHRQLVLHTLAEAATLGMLPDKQGVSYGDVYMPMTPMFHVHAWGFPFTATMVGLKQVYPGRYAPDTLMDLIVNEKVSITHCVPTILQMVLKEAQDRDASFNGLKMIIGGSRLTEGLAKTAMAQGIEVYTGYGMSETAPLISLTGFSLDEPEMTEEEDIARRCMTGKPVLMVDAQVWGEGNKSVGTGPDNTGELVLRAPWLTQSYLKNDDAGKELWENGYMHTQDIAYIRPDGYIKITDRLKDVIKSGGEWISSLEIETILSLHPSVADVSVIGVRDKQWGERPLALVVLKPDAKDTSADDIKAIAEKAVERGIIPKYGVPSQFKFVDELPKTSVGKHDKKVMREMYANQTEI, encoded by the coding sequence ATGTCAAACATTTACCACAGTGCACCATCTGCCTACGATTATCCATTACTGGTCAAGCAATTATTAAGCCGTGCAAAAACGGTATCCCAAGATCAAGAGATTGTGTATGCGGACAAAAAGCGCCTGACGTATAAAGAGTTGTTTGAGCGGATCAATCGCCTTGCCAATGTATTGGCAGACCTAAAGCTTGATGCAGGTGATGTGATTGCCGTGATGGATTGGGATAGTCATCGCTATCTTGAGTCTTATTTTGCCGTGCCAATGTCAGAGTACGTTTTACAGACCGTCAATATCCGTTTATCACCTGAAAAAATCCTCTACACCATCAACCATGCCAAACCCAAAGTGCTCATGCTCAACTCTGAGTTTGCGCCATTGGTGAAAGACTATCAGTTCGAGAACTCAAGTATTGAGCATATTATCTGGCTTGATGACAACGGTGTCACTGTTGAAGGTATCTTTGGTAGTAATCAAAGCCGTGTCACAGGCGAATATGAAGCGCTATTAGAAGCTGCCAATAGCGAATTTGATTTCCCGAATTTTGATGAAAACACCATCGCAACGACTTTTTATACGTCAGGCACGACAGGTGATCCAAAAGGGGTTTTCTTTAGCCATCGTCAGCTAGTGCTACATACACTAGCAGAAGCGGCAACCTTGGGGATGCTGCCTGATAAGCAAGGTGTGAGCTATGGTGATGTCTATATGCCGATGACGCCAATGTTCCATGTGCATGCATGGGGTTTTCCGTTTACAGCAACGATGGTAGGTCTAAAGCAAGTCTATCCAGGTCGCTATGCACCTGATACGTTGATGGATTTGATTGTCAATGAAAAGGTCAGTATCACCCATTGTGTACCAACGATTTTGCAAATGGTGCTTAAAGAAGCACAAGATCGTGACGCCAGCTTTAATGGTCTAAAAATGATTATTGGTGGTTCAAGACTGACAGAAGGTTTGGCCAAAACGGCCATGGCACAAGGCATTGAGGTCTATACAGGCTATGGTATGTCAGAGACCGCGCCGCTTATTAGCTTAACGGGTTTTAGTCTCGATGAGCCTGAAATGACTGAAGAAGAAGATATTGCCCGTCGTTGTATGACAGGTAAACCCGTACTCATGGTTGATGCTCAGGTATGGGGTGAAGGCAACAAATCAGTGGGAACTGGACCAGACAATACAGGCGAGCTGGTACTACGCGCGCCTTGGTTGACCCAAAGCTATCTTAAAAATGACGACGCTGGCAAAGAGCTGTGGGAAAATGGCTATATGCATACCCAAGATATCGCCTACATACGTCCTGATGGCTATATCAAAATTACCGATCGTTTAAAGGATGTGATCAAATCAGGTGGTGAGTGGATTTCATCACTAGAGATTGAGACTATTTTATCATTACATCCGTCAGTGGCTGATGTATCAGTAATTGGCGTACGTGATAAGCAATGGGGCGAGCGTCCGTTGGCTTTAGTAGTGCTAAAGCCTGATGCTAAGGATACCAGTGCTGATGATATCAAAGCGATTGCAGAAAAAGCGGTAGAGCGCGGTATCATTCCTAAGTATGGCGTGCCAAGTCAGTTTAAGTTCGTTGATGAGCTACCAAAAACTTCTGTTGGCAAACATGACAAAAAAGTCATGCGTGAGATGTATGCCAATCAAACTGAGATTTAA
- a CDS encoding MFS transporter, with protein MFAFLQVYSIQAVLPVMMVDFAATEVQAGMIVGATVLAIAIMSPFLGMLSDAVGRKSFIVGALLFLAIPTALIAQSSSIEWVGIWRFMQGLSVPGITVVTIAYIGEEFEGRAMTELMSFYVSGCVLGGFMGRFLLGHLHELIGWRHGYYVMTAMTLLGAIWVGKMLPSSRHFVANPNFRSAIQTLGEHVTNRYVVTACLLGACVLFSLVGCFTFINLHLADKPYELGTGALANIFAVYLLGVIITPLSTTLLRRFGSARTVRVAIVVSMVGVLLTLVTPLWGVIIGLAIMSSGVFITQSATISYIAVNVKKGRSLASGLYYMGYYTGGTLGAWLGGIAYARGQWSLTVWLLLFVQVLALLIASFGMIKTTVCTK; from the coding sequence ATGTTTGCTTTTTTGCAAGTGTACTCTATCCAAGCGGTGCTACCGGTCATGATGGTGGACTTTGCTGCGACCGAAGTGCAGGCTGGCATGATCGTTGGTGCCACTGTGTTAGCCATTGCGATTATGTCACCATTTCTAGGCATGCTCTCAGATGCAGTCGGGCGCAAGTCGTTTATCGTTGGTGCTTTATTGTTTTTAGCGATACCGACAGCGCTTATTGCCCAGAGCTCGAGCATTGAATGGGTCGGCATTTGGCGTTTTATGCAGGGACTTTCTGTACCGGGTATTACGGTGGTGACGATTGCCTATATTGGTGAGGAGTTTGAGGGCCGGGCAATGACTGAGCTGATGTCCTTTTATGTGTCAGGATGCGTGCTTGGCGGCTTTATGGGTCGGTTCTTGTTAGGGCATTTGCATGAGCTGATAGGCTGGCGTCATGGTTACTATGTGATGACGGCGATGACGCTACTGGGGGCAATATGGGTCGGCAAGATGCTACCATCGTCTCGTCACTTTGTGGCAAACCCCAATTTTCGCTCAGCGATACAGACGCTGGGTGAGCATGTCACCAATCGCTATGTGGTAACAGCATGTCTGCTTGGCGCTTGCGTGCTGTTCTCCCTTGTAGGCTGCTTCACTTTTATCAATTTACATTTGGCGGATAAGCCTTATGAGCTTGGTACTGGTGCGCTCGCCAATATTTTTGCAGTATATTTGCTTGGTGTTATTATCACGCCATTATCGACGACATTGCTACGCCGATTTGGATCGGCGCGTACAGTACGGGTGGCTATCGTCGTGTCTATGGTTGGGGTGTTATTGACTCTGGTCACGCCATTATGGGGGGTGATTATAGGACTAGCCATTATGTCGTCTGGTGTATTTATCACGCAGTCGGCGACCATCAGCTATATCGCGGTCAATGTGAAAAAGGGTCGCTCATTGGCTTCGGGTCTATATTATATGGGCTACTATACAGGCGGTACGCTAGGGGCATGGCTGGGTGGCATAGCTTATGCGCGAGGGCAGTGGTCTCTTACCGTATGGTTGTTATTGTTTGTGCAGGTACTGGCGTTATTAATAGCCAGTTTTGGAATGATTAAAACCACAGTATGTACGAAGTGA
- a CDS encoding dienelactone hydrolase family protein, translated as MTKNILLSQLIIAMSILVFSTMAVAEITVSETSVKSLNPVGSSLDATNSLAAVDCIKDDAITATELTKTRDNGPFSVKSKHVSRQSANGFGGGTIHYPTDAASCGLLGGIAVVPGYVSYESSIKWWGPRLASWGFVVITINTSSIYDNPDSRAEQLSAALDHLLADETVGHMIDSNRLGAIGWSMGGGGALRLATERSTVQAIIAQTPYHDTSYGAMDTPALFIACENDRIAPNKKYTNTFYQKADGPKMKVEINNGSHFCASHRFNEKLLSKPAIAWMQRYINGDTRFDKFLCGNESYKDDPRISAYDYEDCS; from the coding sequence ATGACGAAAAATATATTGCTTTCACAACTTATTATCGCGATGAGTATATTGGTTTTCTCTACAATGGCTGTAGCAGAAATAACTGTCTCCGAGACTAGCGTTAAAAGCCTCAACCCAGTTGGATCATCACTCGACGCTACAAACTCACTAGCGGCAGTAGACTGTATAAAGGATGACGCTATTACTGCTACTGAGCTCACTAAAACACGTGATAATGGTCCGTTTTCTGTAAAGTCCAAGCACGTAAGTCGCCAATCAGCCAATGGCTTTGGTGGCGGTACCATACACTATCCAACAGATGCTGCTAGCTGTGGTCTGCTAGGTGGTATCGCGGTAGTGCCAGGTTACGTGTCTTATGAGTCTTCTATCAAATGGTGGGGGCCGCGTTTGGCCTCTTGGGGATTTGTCGTTATTACTATTAATACTAGCTCTATTTACGACAATCCAGATAGCCGTGCTGAGCAATTGAGCGCGGCTCTCGATCATCTCCTCGCTGATGAAACAGTAGGTCATATGATCGACTCAAACCGTTTGGGCGCGATTGGCTGGTCAATGGGCGGCGGCGGTGCGCTACGATTGGCAACTGAGCGCAGTACGGTGCAAGCCATCATTGCACAAACGCCCTATCACGATACGAGCTATGGTGCGATGGATACGCCTGCTCTATTCATCGCTTGTGAAAATGACCGTATCGCCCCGAATAAAAAATACACCAATACTTTTTATCAAAAAGCTGACGGTCCAAAAATGAAGGTCGAGATTAACAACGGCAGTCATTTTTGCGCCAGCCATCGTTTTAACGAAAAGCTATTAAGTAAACCTGCTATTGCATGGATGCAGCGTTATATTAACGGTGACACACGTTTCGATAAATTCTTATGTGGCAATGAAAGCTACAAAGATGATCCTCGTATATCTGCCTACGATTACGAAGACTGTTCATAA